In Bacteroides cellulosilyticus, the genomic stretch CTCAGCTTCCTGCTGAAGGTCGGCTTCTATCCCCGTTGGGGAACGTGGCTGACAGCACTATGTTGCGCCCTATTTGTTTTACTCATTACCCCTTGGGTAACCGAGCAATCTAAGACAGCAATAGCAGCCTTTTTTGCTTCCCGGGAGAAAATGCTGGATGTATCTGTTTGCATCACACTGGAAGCCGCCATCCTGATAACCTTTTGCTTCGACTGCTTCTCCGGAATGCGTACAAGAGACACTGCATTCAAACGAAGCGTCACCTTCCTGCTCCACCTTTACCCCGGTTTATTGATAGGTGGCGTACTATGCTATATACTGGCTGAATTATTATTCTCTTTTCCGGGCATTGATTTCAATATGCTCTCGTGGATAGTAGCCACCACCACATTCTTACTTATCGGTGTCGGTGCCCGATTGCTGCAAATCCCATTGGGAGACAAAGCCCTGCGCCTCGAAATCCTTTTTATTGTAAACTTATTCATAGTCGTACTGAGCATCATAGCTACCGGCTACTAAATAAACAGTAACTACTAAAATTATAAATATCATTATGGAAACCATTTCAAACTCACTCTTCTGGATATCCAACGGACTACTTGTTCCGGTCATCGTATTATTACTCCTGTTCTTCCTCCGCGCCATTATCCTTGCCGGAGGTTTCTTCGGAGAATTCTACCAACGGATGAAACTACAAAAGCAACTCTCCGAGATGTTGGAAACCATCACTCCTGAAAACATTAACGAACAGTTGCAGAGCTTGCCCCAAGCTGGGAAACAACCTATGCTCCGTTGTCTGAAAAAGCTTGCCGAACACCGCGATAACGCCGCCTACTGCGAACGCCTGCTTGCCAACTTCGAAGTAGACGCCGAAAAAGAGCTGGGACGCTCGCGCACTTTCATCAAACTCGGCCCGATGCTGGGACTGATGGGAACACTGATCCCGATGGGTCCCGCCCTTGTCGGACTGGCTACAGGAGATATTTCCTCAATGGCTTACAATATGCAGGTAGCCTTTGCCACCACCGTGGTCGGTATGGTGATTGCCGCAGTCGGCGTCATCACTCTGCAAGTGAAACAACGCTGGTATGCCCGTGAAATAAATGATCTGGAATATCTGGACAGGACTCTGCGAAACAAAACCAATGAATAACCCTCAGCGCATAAAAAAATATGAAACGAAACAGACTGCTTCACAACCAAACGGACTCCGACCCGATGGGTACGGTAGCGAACCTTTTTGATGTAGCCATGGTCTTTGCTGTCGCACTGATGGTTGCCCTCGTCACCCGCTTCAACATGACGGAAATGTTTTCCAAAGAAGACTTCACTATGGTGAAGAATCCCGGAAAAGAGAATATGGAAATCATTACGAAAGAAGGACAGGAAATCAAGCGATACACTCCCAGCGAGGAACAGGAAACTTCCGGCAAGCGAGGGAAAAAAGTCGGTGTAGCCTACCAACTGGAAAGTGGAGAAATTATCTATGTTCCAGAATAATGATAGACATCCGTCACCCTTTGAATAAAAGTTAAAGAGTCCATACCTATAAACAAGGATTTTTAACAATAGAAATACCCATCAGTGGGTATTTTCTTGCCCTCATCTTCCCCATATCTTTGCATTTCCAAACAAACGATAATTTTATGATAAAGCAAAGATTCTTAACGACTCTCTTAATGGGAAGTATCGCTGCCGGTGCGTGGGCACAGGCTGATAAAGGTGAAACTTCCGTAGATAAAACTGTGGATTTGAATCCTGTAGTAGTAACCGGTACGGGTACGCACCAGCGACTGAAAAATACTCCGGCACCGGTATCCGTCATCACCGCTAACGAAATAAAACGTGCCGGAATCACGGATTTCCAACAAGCTATGACCATGATGGTTCCCTCTCTCTCCTTCTCCCCGAATGCCATGGGTTCGTATCTGATGATGAACGGACTTTCCAATAAATACGTACTGATACTGATTAACGGACGTAAAGTGACGGGGGATATCAGCGGTAATATTGACATCAGCCAGATAGACATGAGCCGTGTGAAGCGTATCGAAGTTTTAAACGGCGCAGCTTCTTCGCTCTATGGCTCGGATGCGATTGCCGGTGTTATCAACATCATCACCAACCAGCCGAAAGATGAAATCTCCTTCACCACCAACAGCCGTTATACAAGAAAGAATCAGTTTTCACAAGGCCTCAACCTGGACATTGCCAAAGGAAAGCTCGCCTCTTATACTGCTTATAAATACGATCACTCGGATGGCTGGCAGAACAGTGGTCTGACCGTAGACAAGAATGATGATCTGGTTGAAACCCTTGATCAGCTTTCCATCGGCTACAGCATGAATAACTTTTCTCAGCAATTCACCTACGATGCTACGGAAAAACTCTCGTTCTATGCCAACGGCGGATATTACTGGCGCATGACCGACCGCCCCATAAAACGTGAGGGCATGACGGGCGGAAATGATTATAACACGCATTACGAAGGCTACAACTGGGGTACAGGAGCCAAGTACAGACTGAACAAACGTTCCTCCATCCAGTTGGATTATGTAGGCAACAATTATACTTCGCGCTACAAATACATGCTGGCAGCCGGTGATTACCAACCGGGTGACTACGCATTCACCAAAAGACAGAAGTTTCATGATGCCGAACTAAAAGGTATCTTCGGTTTCACCACCAACAGTACCACTGTCTTCGGAGTGGACTACCGCAAGGACATTCTTGTTCGTCCCGATGCCGATGTAGACAAGGGAGTATATACTTTGTCGGGCTACGGACAGCATGAAGTAAAACTATGGGATCATTTCACGGGCATCGTCGGTGCACGCTATGACTATCATGAACAGGCAGGTGGACGTTTCACCCCGAAAGTGGCAGCCATGTACAATATTGGAAACTTCAACGTGCGTGCTACGTATGCAGCTGGTTTCCGTGCTCCCGGCGTAGACGAATTGTATTACAGCATGTTCAAGAAAATGGGTAGCAAATACACCATCTCCATCGGTGACGCTGACCTGAAGCCTGAACACAGCAACTACTACTCCATCAATATGGAATACCGCACCAACCGTTTCAGTGCCTCCGTTACGGGATATCTGAATTATCTGACAGATATGGTGTCTTCCAAAGTAACCGCATTCAATGATTTGTCCGCTGAGGCTCAACAGCAACTGAAAGAAGAATTCCCCGAACTGGCAGACTTATCATCTACCAAGAATGTGAACCTGAAAGAATACATCAACTTTGAAAAGGCTACCGTCCGTGGTTTTGAGGTAAGTTTGTCAGGCAATCCGTTCGCCGGATTTACGCTGAACGGTAACTATACCTACGCTTATGCCCGTGGTAAAGGTGAAGAAGGCTGGCAAAACATTCAACGCAGCATCCGCCACACGGCAACCATCAGCGGAAACTATGCACATTCATGGGGTGACTACACCATGAACCTCAACCTGAACGGCCGTCTGCAAAGCAAATGCTACTATCCGGGAGATGCCGACGGAGATGCTCCGGGTTACGGTATCTGGAACCTGAACACCCGCCACTCTTTCGACTGTTTCAGCAGTTTCTTCCTGGAACCCGGTATCGGTATCGACAATATCTTCAACAAGAGGGATATGAGACCTCTGACGAAGAACTTCACCCTGTACTCGCCGGGACGTATGTTGGTGGTGAGTCTGACTTTAAAACTAAAGAATTAACGCATAACAACTTATTATTGATATGAAGCATCTTTTCATCACTCTTTGTTTACTGAGTGTGGCTCTCTTCTCCTCTGCACAGGGGGAGAAGACCGCCCTTCTCATTACCCATTACGGAAGTTCGGACCCTGATACACGTGCACTGACGCTCGACGTAATCACCCGTGAGGCAAAAGAAACTTTTCCGCAGTTTGAAGTGCGCGAAGCGTATATCTCTCCCATTGTTCGGCGCAGGCTGGAGAAGCAGGGCGTTCATAAAGACAGTCCGGTAGACGCACTGCTGAAACTCAGAAGCGAAGGATATTCGCGTGTACTGATACAGAGTACAACACTGATTGAAGGAAGTGAAATGACTTCCGTCCGCCGCGATGCGGAGAGCGTGAAACCCTTCTTTAAAGAAATAAAGGTAGGTAATCCATTGCTTTATACAGTGGAAGATTGCGAAAAGGTTATAGAAATTCTGACACAGGAACAGCCTGGAAAGAAAGAGGACGTCATCTATGTGGGACACGGCAATCAATTGCCAAGTACCGCCACTTACGCCATGCTGGACTATATGATGAAAGCCCACGGACTGAAAAACTTCCACGTCAGCACCATCGAGGGTTATCCTACACTGGACGCTACACTGGCACAGTTGAAGGAGACACGCCCGAAACAAGTAACACTGATACCGTTGTTGCTGGTATGCGGTAATCATACGAAAGAAGACATCGTCGGAGTATGGAAACCGGAAATGGAAAAGGCAAGCTACCAGGTGAATGTGCGTATGCAAGGACTGGGCGAGCTGCCCGCTATCCGAAAGCTCTATATGGAGCACGTAGAAGCGTTGTTGAAATAGCTACACCCTTTCCCCCTTAAGGCTACACCCTTTGCCTCGGATGGCTACACCATCCCGGGTAAAGGGTGTAGCCCTTTTTTGTCCCCCTTTTTAGCCCCTTTTATGCCTGAAGTTTAAAGAATAGAGCGTATCTTTGCACGATAGAAATAAAAGCGATATGAAACAGCCTAAGATAATAGTTGCCGGCATCGGTCCGGGCAGCGAACAAGACATCACGCCCGCAGTTCTCAGTGCGGTTCAAGAAGCGGATGTAGTAGTGGGATATAAATATTATTTCCAGTTTATCCAGCCTTATCTCCACCCTGAAACAGAATGTATAGATACGGGTATGAAGCGGGAACGCACTCGTGCGGAACAGGCATTTGAATTGGCGGAACAGGGAAAAACGGTTTGCGTCATCAGTTCCGGCGATGCGGGGATTTATGGAATGACTCCGCTGATTTACGAGATGAAGCGGGAACGGAACAGCAACGTCAAAATAATTGCCTTGCCGGGCATCAGTGCTTTTCAGAAAGCGGCTTCACTGCTGGGTGCTCCTGTGGGACATGATTTCTGTGTGATTTCCCTTTCCGATCTGATGACACCGTGGGAACGGATCGAGCGTCGCATCCGTGCGGCAGCCATGGCTGATTTCGTAACGGCTGTATACAATCCGAAAAGCGAAGGGCGGTATTGGCAACTCTATCGACTGAAAGAGCTGTTTCTCGCAGAAGGACGCGCTCCGGAGACTCCGGTAGGTTATGTACGCCAGGCCGGACGGGAAGAACAGGAAGTGCATCTGACGACACTCGCTGATTTCAATCCCGAAGAAGTGGATATGTTTACAGTCATCCTGATCGGTAACTCGCAGTCTTATGCGTGGAACGGCAAGTTCATTACTCCCCGGGGATATTATAACCGTCCGGATAAAGATGAACAACCGACTAAGGGGATAGGTCAGGACATTATGATACAAAGTTTCCGGACCATTGAGTCGGAACTAAAGAATAAGAATATTCCTCTGGATCATAAATGGGCTTTGCTGCACGCCATCCATACCACGGCCGATTTTGAAATGGAAAAGCTGCTGTATACGGACAAAGGTGCTGTGGAAAAGCTTTATCAGAAAATAGCGGACGGTCGGTTGAAAACGATTGTTACGGATGTGACGATGGCTGCCAGTGGTATCCGCAAAGGAGCTTTACAACGGCTGGGAGTAGAAGTGAAATGCTATCTTTCCGATGAACGTGTAGCGGCAATGGCAGCGGAAAAAGGGATCACCCGTACACAAGCCGGTATACGTCTGGCGGTGGAGGAACATCCGGATGCCTTGTTCGTATTCGGTAATGCGCCGACGGCTTTGATGGAACTTTGTGATCTGGTACGTAAAGGAAAGGCTGCACCAAGCGGTATTATTGCCGCGCCTGTGGGTTTTGTACATGTACAGGAATCCAAGCACATGGTGAAGCCGTTCATGGAAATACCCAAACTGATAGTGGAGGGACGAAAAGGAGGAAGTAATTTGGCTGCAACGCTGGTGAATGCAATCTTGTGCTACAATGATGCGGAACAGTTAAGGCCGGGACGGGATGTATAAATTCAACAACTATGAAACGAAACTTTATCATCATAGGCATGGACGACAACCGGGAACCTTTCTTCCCGCCCGAAGTGCTGCGGCACATCCGGGAAGGAAAAGTTTTCTCCGGCGGCTTGCGGCATCGGGAGATTGTAGAGAAGTTACTTCCGGAAGGTGCGGAATGGATTTCTATAACAGTTCCACTGGATAACGTCTTTGCCCAATACGAAAACATTTTTGCAGACTTTGAGAAGAAGGCTTCCGATGCATCTATTGTCGTATTTGCATCCGGAGATCCCCTGTTTTTCGGCTTCGCCAATACGGTAAAACGAAAACTGCCCGATGCAAAGATACGCCTCTACCCGGCTTTCAATTCCCTGCAAACATTAGCGCACAGACTGGTGATGCCTTACGACGATATGCGTACCGTCTCCCTGACAGGACGCCCGTGGCAGGAACTGGACAAAGCACTCATAGAACATGCCCACAAAATAGGTGTACTGACAGATCGGGAGCATACCCCTGCCACTATCGCCGCGCGGATGTTGGAATATGGATACACCGATTACACGATGTACATCGGTGAGCACCTCGGCAATCCCGAACGCGAGCGCATTCGTCGGATGAATCTTGAAGAGGCCTCAGAAGAGGCCTTCGAGCACCCCAACAACCTGCTGCTCTATGCAGACACCCTGCATAGGTCTATGCAGACACCCTACACAGGCCTATGCAGACACCCTGCACAGGTCTATGCAGACACCCCGCACAGGTCTATGCAGACACCCTGCATAGATCGACGCAAACGCCCAGAGTTCAGGGATCACCTCGTCCGCCCCTTCGGTCTTCCCGACGAAGAATTCGCCCACTTGGACGGACGTGCCCGCATGATTACCAAAGCTCCGATCCGCCTCCTTACCTTGCAGGCATTGGAACTGAATCGCCGCCGTGTCTTTTGGGACATAGGTTTCTGCACAGGCTCTGTATCCATCGAAGCCCGCCTGCAATTCCCGCATCTTACGGTTGTTTCGTTCGAGAAACGTCCCGAAGGAGAAGAACTGATGCGCATCAACTCCCGCCGTTTCGGTGCGCCGGGAATCACAGCCTTAATCGGAGACTTCCTGCAAACCGAACTGGAAGATCTCCCCCCTCCCGACGCTGTCTTCATCGGCGGGCACGGCGGAAAATTAGAAGATATACTGGTACGCCTGAAAGAAGTATTGCAACCCGGCGGTTGCATCGTCTTCAACTCCGTATCCCCAAATAGCAGGGAATTGTTCCGCAAAGGGGCAGAAAACGCAGGAATGTCTCTGCAACCCTCCCTGCACATCGCACTCAATGATTATAACCCGATAGAAATAATGAAAGTAACCTTATGAATAAAAATAACGAGAGCCACCCTATGAAGGTAGCTATTATACTGATTTCCGAAAGCAGTCTGCCCATTGCGCGAACGCTGAGTAACGAGTTTCCCGACTCCGAAATAATCACCACGACTCCTGCACCCGACTGCACATACGTTTCTTTTTACGAAGAATTTATGGCTCTGTCTTTCCATCGCTACGATGCCTTTATTTTCATAGGTGCCATGGGCATCTGCGTCCGCACCATCGCCCCGCATGTGAAAGATAAACATACAGATCCCGCCGTGATCTGTGTAGACAGCACTGGCCGCTATGCCGTTTCCGTCCTCTCGGGACACATCGGAAAGGCCAACGAAATGACGGAAAACATCGCCCACATTCTCGGCGCCGAACCTGTCATCACCACCCAAAGCGACCGCACCGGACTCTGGGCACTGGACACCCTGGGTGATAAATTTGACTGGGCCGCCATTCCCGGTGAGACGGAATACGGTATGATGAATAACATCATCAGCCTTTTCGTGAAGAAAGTTCCCACCGCCCTCTTCCTCGAAGTGCGCGATCAGGGAACGGAATATCTGGAAAAGACCTGCCCGCCACACGTGGATATACATTACGGCTTATTCCGGGATATAGACCTCAGCCGTTACCAGCTGGTCATACTCGTCACTCCTTTCCTGCACAATACGCATGACACCCCTGCGCTCTTTTATGTGCCCAAGGTATTGCATGTCGGCGTAGGTCTGGCACATCAGGCAGGTCCCGTGCATGACATCGTTGAAAACATCCTTGGTACGATGATTAACAATACCTTCATGCCCCGTGCCGTAAAGTACATCGCCACCATTAACGAGAAACGCGACGAACCGGTCATTAAAGAACTGGAACGTGCCTATCAGATACGCTATTACAGTGCGGAGGAACTGAAAGAAATCTCCGTCCCCAACCCCAGTCCGGTAGTAGAGAAGCACATGGGTACACCCAGCGTTTCCGAAGCCGCCGCTTTTCTTTCCGCCAACGGTGGTGAGCTGCTGCTGGACAAACAAAAAGGCGGAAACTACACCATGGCCATAGCCATCGAAAAGGGGGTGCTCCGCTACCACGGACATATCGAAATCGTCGGCGCAGGTCCGGGTGATCCCGACCTCATCTCCGTGCGTGGAAGGCAAATGCTGGAGAAGGCAGATCTTATCCTCTACGCCGGCAGTCTCGTCCCTCGCGAACTAACATTCTGTGCCAAACCGGGTGCTACGATACGCAGTTCGGCTTCTATGGACTTGGAAGAACAGTTTGCACTAATGAAGAAATTCTATGATGAAGGCAAATTCATAGTTCGCCTGCATACGGGCGATCCCTGTATCTACGGCGCCATTCAGGAACAGATGAACTATTTCGACCAGCATCACATGAGTTATCACATCACCCCGGGCATTTCTTCCTTCCAGGCTGCTGCCGCTGCGCTGAAGTCTCAGTTTACCATTCCTGAGAAAGTGCAGAGCATCATCCTTACTCGGGGCGAAGGACGCACCCCCATGCCGGAACGCGAACAACTCCACCTGCTGGCACGCTCGCAAAGCACCATGTGTATCTTCCTCAGTGCCGGCATTGCCGAACAGGTGCAGGAAGAGCTCTTACAGGAATATCCCGAAACCA encodes the following:
- a CDS encoding MotA/TolQ/ExbB proton channel family protein, whose translation is METISNSLFWISNGLLVPVIVLLLLFFLRAIILAGGFFGEFYQRMKLQKQLSEMLETITPENINEQLQSLPQAGKQPMLRCLKKLAEHRDNAAYCERLLANFEVDAEKELGRSRTFIKLGPMLGLMGTLIPMGPALVGLATGDISSMAYNMQVAFATTVVGMVIAAVGVITLQVKQRWYAREINDLEYLDRTLRNKTNE
- a CDS encoding DUF2149 domain-containing protein; its protein translation is MKRNRLLHNQTDSDPMGTVANLFDVAMVFAVALMVALVTRFNMTEMFSKEDFTMVKNPGKENMEIITKEGQEIKRYTPSEEQETSGKRGKKVGVAYQLESGEIIYVPE
- a CDS encoding TonB-dependent receptor plug domain-containing protein, whose amino-acid sequence is MIKQRFLTTLLMGSIAAGAWAQADKGETSVDKTVDLNPVVVTGTGTHQRLKNTPAPVSVITANEIKRAGITDFQQAMTMMVPSLSFSPNAMGSYLMMNGLSNKYVLILINGRKVTGDISGNIDISQIDMSRVKRIEVLNGAASSLYGSDAIAGVINIITNQPKDEISFTTNSRYTRKNQFSQGLNLDIAKGKLASYTAYKYDHSDGWQNSGLTVDKNDDLVETLDQLSIGYSMNNFSQQFTYDATEKLSFYANGGYYWRMTDRPIKREGMTGGNDYNTHYEGYNWGTGAKYRLNKRSSIQLDYVGNNYTSRYKYMLAAGDYQPGDYAFTKRQKFHDAELKGIFGFTTNSTTVFGVDYRKDILVRPDADVDKGVYTLSGYGQHEVKLWDHFTGIVGARYDYHEQAGGRFTPKVAAMYNIGNFNVRATYAAGFRAPGVDELYYSMFKKMGSKYTISIGDADLKPEHSNYYSINMEYRTNRFSASVTGYLNYLTDMVSSKVTAFNDLSAEAQQQLKEEFPELADLSSTKNVNLKEYINFEKATVRGFEVSLSGNPFAGFTLNGNYTYAYARGKGEEGWQNIQRSIRHTATISGNYAHSWGDYTMNLNLNGRLQSKCYYPGDADGDAPGYGIWNLNTRHSFDCFSSFFLEPGIGIDNIFNKRDMRPLTKNFTLYSPGRMLVVSLTLKLKN
- a CDS encoding sirohydrochlorin cobaltochelatase, which gives rise to MKHLFITLCLLSVALFSSAQGEKTALLITHYGSSDPDTRALTLDVITREAKETFPQFEVREAYISPIVRRRLEKQGVHKDSPVDALLKLRSEGYSRVLIQSTTLIEGSEMTSVRRDAESVKPFFKEIKVGNPLLYTVEDCEKVIEILTQEQPGKKEDVIYVGHGNQLPSTATYAMLDYMMKAHGLKNFHVSTIEGYPTLDATLAQLKETRPKQVTLIPLLLVCGNHTKEDIVGVWKPEMEKASYQVNVRMQGLGELPAIRKLYMEHVEALLK
- the cobJ gene encoding precorrin-3B C(17)-methyltransferase, translated to MKQPKIIVAGIGPGSEQDITPAVLSAVQEADVVVGYKYYFQFIQPYLHPETECIDTGMKRERTRAEQAFELAEQGKTVCVISSGDAGIYGMTPLIYEMKRERNSNVKIIALPGISAFQKAASLLGAPVGHDFCVISLSDLMTPWERIERRIRAAAMADFVTAVYNPKSEGRYWQLYRLKELFLAEGRAPETPVGYVRQAGREEQEVHLTTLADFNPEEVDMFTVILIGNSQSYAWNGKFITPRGYYNRPDKDEQPTKGIGQDIMIQSFRTIESELKNKNIPLDHKWALLHAIHTTADFEMEKLLYTDKGAVEKLYQKIADGRLKTIVTDVTMAASGIRKGALQRLGVEVKCYLSDERVAAMAAEKGITRTQAGIRLAVEEHPDALFVFGNAPTALMELCDLVRKGKAAPSGIIAAPVGFVHVQESKHMVKPFMEIPKLIVEGRKGGSNLAATLVNAILCYNDAEQLRPGRDV
- the cbiE gene encoding precorrin-6y C5,15-methyltransferase (decarboxylating) subunit CbiE; this translates as MKRNFIIIGMDDNREPFFPPEVLRHIREGKVFSGGLRHREIVEKLLPEGAEWISITVPLDNVFAQYENIFADFEKKASDASIVVFASGDPLFFGFANTVKRKLPDAKIRLYPAFNSLQTLAHRLVMPYDDMRTVSLTGRPWQELDKALIEHAHKIGVLTDREHTPATIAARMLEYGYTDYTMYIGEHLGNPERERIRRMNLEEASEEAFEHPNNLLLYADTLHRSMQTPYTGLCRHPAQVYADTPHRSMQTPCIDRRKRPEFRDHLVRPFGLPDEEFAHLDGRARMITKAPIRLLTLQALELNRRRVFWDIGFCTGSVSIEARLQFPHLTVVSFEKRPEGEELMRINSRRFGAPGITALIGDFLQTELEDLPPPDAVFIGGHGGKLEDILVRLKEVLQPGGCIVFNSVSPNSRELFRKGAENAGMSLQPSLHIALNDYNPIEIMKVTL
- the cobM gene encoding precorrin-4 C(11)-methyltransferase — encoded protein: MKVAIILISESSLPIARTLSNEFPDSEIITTTPAPDCTYVSFYEEFMALSFHRYDAFIFIGAMGICVRTIAPHVKDKHTDPAVICVDSTGRYAVSVLSGHIGKANEMTENIAHILGAEPVITTQSDRTGLWALDTLGDKFDWAAIPGETEYGMMNNIISLFVKKVPTALFLEVRDQGTEYLEKTCPPHVDIHYGLFRDIDLSRYQLVILVTPFLHNTHDTPALFYVPKVLHVGVGLAHQAGPVHDIVENILGTMINNTFMPRAVKYIATINEKRDEPVIKELERAYQIRYYSAEELKEISVPNPSPVVEKHMGTPSVSEAAAFLSANGGELLLDKQKGGNYTMAIAIEKGVLRYHGHIEIVGAGPGDPDLISVRGRQMLEKADLILYAGSLVPRELTFCAKPGATIRSSASMDLEEQFALMKKFYDEGKFIVRLHTGDPCIYGAIQEQMNYFDQHHMSYHITPGISSFQAAAAALKSQFTIPEKVQSIILTRGEGRTPMPEREQLHLLARSQSTMCIFLSAGIAEQVQEELLQEYPETTPVAVCYHLTWKDERIYRGELKDLAKIVKENNLTLTTMIVVGEAIDNREGLSRLYAHEFKHLFRR